Proteins from one Desulfonema limicola genomic window:
- a CDS encoding SpoIIE family protein phosphatase: MSKTEIEKQFRILFSEYLKFPKEETLVCISEIGRKLVLSSVPPEDIGDMYSEALSEFTEKFPDTRISELSDRISTPLTELLIAYGMAFRQQIDLQHTYEKTRLASKIMENSLDGIWMSDGDGNIQIINPSFSRITGYDSLEVIGKNVAVLHGLAADDIVMDKIWEIIKKDGVWKGELASRRKNGEIYPALMSISTIREGNSNIINYIGALNDVSEKHREENIRLELDRAKEIYNLVVQPQLPEISGIVINAKCLPAESIGGDIMEIIKVNEKKIVVFLADITGHGVSAAMTANTLKMLFKEISETTVDPARIFQYINSVMYKNILPDDMIAAFCGRIDLEAMDITYCLNGLPFPFIFRDKNAIRLKPTGLPLGVFENLETNNISIPIQNGDTFVIFTDGISEVRDEKGNVLGNTGIESCISGKKQDAHTIIDDMLRCAGRFQKKDSFSDDIIVLAVNFFDEKLALTPISHSNTYRFPTKSVCKGKTKFLFIDEVVIFFMDYISETTNISMENLGGLKIALFEIVLNAIEHGNLEITEYKNDPDFYDTREYWELFNKRMASDDYGSRQINIECFFNAGQVELIVEDSGPGFNPEDLDDPFDETNISKPSGRGIALAKMNVDRLIFNTRGNKVTLVKKL; encoded by the coding sequence ATGTCAAAAACCGAGATTGAAAAGCAGTTTAGAATCCTGTTTTCCGAATACCTGAAATTTCCAAAAGAAGAAACCCTGGTTTGTATTTCAGAAATCGGAAGAAAACTGGTTCTTTCTTCTGTTCCTCCTGAAGACATTGGAGATATGTACTCGGAAGCCCTGTCAGAGTTTACAGAAAAATTTCCTGATACCCGCATATCAGAACTCTCAGACCGGATATCAACCCCTCTTACAGAGCTGCTTATTGCCTATGGCATGGCATTCAGACAGCAGATAGACCTTCAGCATACATACGAAAAAACCCGCCTTGCATCAAAGATAATGGAAAATTCCTTAGACGGTATATGGATGTCTGACGGAGACGGCAATATTCAAATTATCAATCCTTCATTTTCCAGGATAACAGGCTATGATTCATTAGAGGTAATAGGGAAAAATGTGGCAGTTCTTCACGGCCTGGCTGCTGACGACATTGTAATGGATAAAATATGGGAAATTATAAAAAAAGACGGGGTATGGAAAGGCGAACTTGCCAGCCGCCGGAAAAACGGTGAAATTTATCCAGCATTGATGAGCATAAGCACCATACGTGAAGGAAACAGCAATATTATCAATTATATTGGAGCATTAAACGATGTGTCAGAAAAGCATCGCGAAGAAAACATAAGACTGGAGCTTGACAGGGCAAAGGAAATATACAACCTGGTGGTTCAGCCTCAACTGCCTGAAATATCAGGTATTGTAATTAACGCAAAATGTTTGCCTGCTGAAAGTATTGGTGGGGATATTATGGAAATTATTAAGGTAAATGAAAAAAAAATTGTTGTTTTTCTTGCTGATATTACAGGACATGGAGTTTCTGCCGCCATGACTGCAAATACCCTGAAAATGCTTTTTAAAGAAATTTCGGAAACCACTGTGGATCCTGCCCGAATCTTTCAATATATCAACAGTGTTATGTATAAAAACATTCTTCCTGATGATATGATTGCAGCTTTTTGCGGAAGAATAGACCTGGAAGCCATGGATATTACCTACTGCTTAAATGGCCTGCCATTTCCCTTTATTTTTAGGGATAAAAATGCAATTCGATTAAAACCGACCGGTCTGCCTCTGGGGGTTTTTGAAAACCTTGAAACAAACAATATAAGTATTCCCATACAAAACGGGGATACCTTTGTAATCTTCACAGACGGTATTTCAGAAGTAAGGGATGAAAAGGGAAATGTTTTGGGAAACACGGGTATTGAATCATGTATATCAGGAAAAAAACAGGATGCTCATACAATTATTGACGATATGCTCAGATGTGCAGGCAGGTTTCAGAAAAAAGATTCTTTTTCAGATGACATAATTGTACTGGCAGTTAATTTTTTTGATGAAAAACTTGCATTAACACCAATATCCCACAGCAATACATATCGCTTTCCAACCAAAAGTGTATGCAAGGGAAAAACAAAATTTCTTTTTATTGATGAAGTGGTAATTTTTTTCATGGATTATATCTCTGAGACCACTAATATTTCCATGGAAAATCTTGGAGGTTTAAAAATTGCCCTGTTTGAAATTGTTTTAAATGCCATTGAACATGGCAATCTTGAAATTACAGAATATAAAAACGATCCTGATTTTTATGATACCAGGGAATACTGGGAACTCTTTAATAAAAGAATGGCATCAGATGATTACGGCAGCCGCCAGATAAATATTGAATGTTTTTTTAATGCCGGCCAGGTGGAACTTATTGTTGAAGACAGCGGCCCAGGCTTTAATCCAGAAGACCTTGATGATCCTTTTGATGAAACCAATATTTCAAAACCTTCGGGCAGGGGCATTGCTCTTGCAAAAATGAATGTTGACAGACTTATATTTAATACCAGGGGCAATAAAGTAACCCTGGTCAAGAAATTGTAA
- a CDS encoding STAS domain-containing protein, with protein MNKKENTVFELIKNKQTELLNIWLEKVKASPGTSTMNLISESALIKQSRELLQTIIEALKFDNYEDIDNPEFKNLVNTLGSISTIRAELGFPPGETAAYIFCLKDAIFHLLQEAYSDNSALFNKELVKMHSLIDKMGIITFEKFSQIREDIILRQNRALLELSTPVIKAWDGIVLLPLVGIIDTARSQEMIERLLQGIVDNEAMVVVIDISGVPVIDTRVAQHLMKTVTAAAMLGSEVIMTGISPEIAQTIIKLDIDLSMIRTRGTLKAGIEDAFNLRNLQIVSFNQAK; from the coding sequence ATGAACAAAAAGGAAAATACTGTGTTTGAACTTATAAAAAACAAACAAACTGAACTGCTGAATATCTGGCTGGAAAAAGTTAAGGCATCCCCTGGTACAAGCACCATGAACCTGATAAGTGAATCTGCCCTGATAAAACAGTCAAGAGAACTTCTGCAGACAATAATTGAGGCATTAAAATTTGATAATTACGAAGATATTGACAATCCTGAATTTAAAAACCTGGTCAATACTCTGGGCAGTATAAGCACTATCCGTGCAGAACTGGGTTTTCCTCCTGGTGAAACAGCAGCATATATATTTTGTCTAAAAGATGCTATTTTCCATCTGCTTCAGGAAGCATACAGCGATAACTCAGCATTATTCAACAAGGAACTGGTAAAGATGCACAGCCTGATTGACAAAATGGGGATAATTACATTTGAAAAATTTTCCCAGATAAGAGAAGATATAATTCTGCGCCAGAACAGGGCACTTCTTGAATTGTCCACACCGGTTATAAAAGCATGGGACGGTATTGTCCTGCTTCCCTTAGTCGGAATTATTGATACTGCCAGATCACAGGAAATGATAGAACGCCTGCTTCAGGGCATAGTTGATAACGAAGCTATGGTTGTAGTGATTGACATCAGCGGTGTACCTGTTATTGATACAAGGGTTGCACAGCATCTGATGAAAACTGTTACAGCAGCTGCCATGCTGGGATCAGAGGTTATTATGACAGGCATCAGCCCTGAAATTGCACAAACCATAATAAAACTGGATATTGATCTAAGCATGATCCGGACAAGGGGAACTCTTAAAGCAGGAATTGAAGATGCCTTTAACCTGAGAAATTTGCAGATTGTATCATTTAATCAAGCAAAATAG